One genomic region from Rhizomicrobium palustre encodes:
- a CDS encoding RsmB/NOP family class I SAM-dependent RNA methyltransferase: MSSAGLPARKAALSILTEVLRKRRPLDVALAATEGLEARDAGFARAIASETLRRLGQLEALIREFVPKPPARNRAGPAPEILLAGACELLFLDVPAHAAVDGANRLAQADRNAVHFKPLINAVLRRVSRDGKAVIEAQNAAELNTPDWLFMRWADTYGEEVARAIADAHQGVPPLDIVSKGGAIEGAENLFGNVWRFAEPQRVDALAGYEEGLFWVQDAAATLPPLLLGDVKGQKVIDLCAAPGGKTAQLAAAGAIVTAVEREEARMAQLFENLARLKLEAETVVGDARDWRPKEPVPFVLLDAPCSATGTIRRHPELPWIKSASDVTLCSQAAGDILDSAGEMVAPGGLLVFATCSLEREEGSEQIDAFLERNGDFTREAVKPEEIFGHHELIDANGDLRTLPCHLKDKGGMDGFFAARLRKK, from the coding sequence ATGAGCTCTGCCGGTTTGCCTGCCCGAAAAGCTGCTCTTTCCATTCTGACCGAAGTCTTGCGTAAGCGCCGTCCCCTGGATGTGGCGCTTGCTGCCACAGAGGGGCTTGAGGCCCGCGATGCCGGTTTTGCCCGCGCCATTGCGAGCGAGACCTTGCGGCGCCTGGGTCAGCTTGAAGCCCTGATCCGTGAATTCGTGCCCAAGCCGCCCGCGCGTAACCGCGCCGGGCCTGCGCCGGAAATTCTTCTGGCGGGCGCATGTGAGTTGTTGTTCCTGGATGTGCCTGCTCATGCCGCGGTGGATGGCGCCAATCGTCTGGCGCAAGCCGACCGCAATGCGGTGCATTTCAAGCCGTTGATCAATGCGGTGCTGCGAAGGGTGAGCCGCGACGGCAAGGCGGTGATCGAAGCGCAAAACGCGGCCGAACTGAATACGCCCGATTGGCTCTTTATGCGCTGGGCCGACACCTATGGCGAAGAGGTCGCGCGCGCCATTGCCGATGCCCATCAAGGCGTGCCGCCGCTCGATATCGTGTCGAAGGGCGGCGCGATCGAGGGCGCGGAAAATCTTTTCGGCAATGTCTGGCGTTTTGCCGAGCCGCAACGCGTCGATGCGCTGGCGGGCTATGAAGAAGGCCTCTTCTGGGTGCAGGACGCCGCCGCCACACTGCCGCCGCTGCTGCTTGGCGATGTGAAGGGGCAGAAGGTGATCGATCTTTGCGCCGCGCCGGGTGGGAAAACAGCGCAGCTCGCCGCCGCGGGCGCGATCGTGACCGCCGTGGAACGCGAAGAGGCGCGCATGGCGCAGCTTTTCGAAAATCTCGCGCGGCTAAAATTAGAGGCCGAAACCGTGGTGGGGGACGCGCGCGATTGGCGGCCGAAAGAGCCAGTGCCTTTTGTGCTGCTCGATGCGCCGTGCAGCGCCACCGGCACCATTCGCCGCCATCCCGAACTTCCCTGGATCAAAAGCGCCAGCGATGTGACGCTGTGTTCGCAAGCGGCGGGCGATATTCTCGACAGTGCTGGCGAGATGGTAGCGCCGGGCGGGCTGTTGGTGTTTGCAACATGTTCGCTGGAACGCGAAGAAGGCAGCGAACAGATCGATGCCTTCCTGGAACGCAATGGGGATTTCACGCGCGAAGCGGTGAAGCCGGAAGAAATCTTCGGCCATCACGAGCTTATCGATGCCAATGGCGATCTCAGGACGCTGCCCTGCCATCTGAAAGACAAAGGCGGCATGGACGGATTCTTCGCAGCAAGACTGCGGAAGAAGTAG
- a CDS encoding NnrU family protein, giving the protein MEQLAAAALCFLGIHLLVSGTTLRDVLTRNIGEKPYLGFFALTSLAVIVWLACSYNAASVSTANTVLFNLGGGFRSFAGLPVMLIAFMLVLPGVLRGNPTSQGQEKAKISGILRITRHPFLWGATLWSGFHLLALGTLAGVLFFGTFFLVAVIGMRAIDGKVKRKRPADWAMIISQSSAIPFAAIFEGKNIFVAREIFDWRFGIALVAFVAFAVLHVKIFSVPAFPPQWLGLLTL; this is encoded by the coding sequence ATGGAACAGCTCGCGGCGGCGGCCTTATGCTTCTTGGGCATTCACCTCTTGGTGTCCGGCACCACGCTCAGGGACGTCCTGACACGGAATATTGGCGAGAAGCCCTATCTGGGGTTCTTCGCGCTGACCTCTTTGGCAGTGATTGTGTGGCTCGCCTGCAGCTATAATGCGGCGAGTGTTTCTACCGCGAACACTGTTCTCTTCAATTTAGGGGGCGGCTTCAGGAGCTTTGCCGGTCTGCCGGTGATGCTGATCGCCTTTATGTTAGTGCTGCCCGGCGTGTTGCGCGGCAATCCCACCAGCCAGGGCCAAGAAAAAGCGAAAATCTCCGGCATTTTGCGCATCACCCGCCATCCCTTCCTGTGGGGTGCCACGCTGTGGTCGGGCTTTCACCTTCTGGCGCTGGGCACGCTGGCGGGTGTGCTTTTCTTCGGAACGTTTTTCCTGGTCGCGGTCATCGGCATGCGCGCCATCGATGGCAAGGTGAAGCGCAAACGCCCCGCCGATTGGGCAATGATCATCTCGCAGAGCTCGGCCATCCCCTTCGCCGCGATCTTTGAAGGCAAGAATATCTTTGTGGCACGCGAGATTTTCGACTGGCGCTTTGGTATCGCGCTGGTGGCGTTTGTGGCTTTCGCGGTGCTGCACGTGAAGATCTTTTCCGTGCCCGCGTTTCCGCCGCAATGGCTTGGGCTCCTCACCCTTTGA
- a CDS encoding GNAT family N-acetyltransferase, with protein MQNLGQHPVNNAAETIERLSLLTWPGVESVEFQGWRLRFAGAKGHRPNSVAVLDFSGPDLEVAIAHVEAAYAARGLKPMFALHPAAKPAALEKMLDVRGYRAEGHSLVYTAQASEIAEASSDVRFDAPEDFARLVRLGSKSPEDGEERLAVVARLAIPNTAAVAFHEGVGRACGHIGLAHDGDMKMAAINLVRTDPSFRRCGLARKVVQALAGWAQNQACDFLTLCVEETNTPARRLYESLGFKALYGYHYRVKG; from the coding sequence ATGCAAAATCTTGGTCAACACCCCGTTAACAACGCAGCCGAAACGATCGAGCGGCTTTCGCTATTGACCTGGCCGGGTGTGGAAAGTGTCGAGTTTCAAGGCTGGCGCTTACGTTTTGCGGGCGCCAAAGGCCATCGCCCCAATTCGGTGGCGGTGTTGGATTTTTCGGGCCCCGATCTTGAGGTCGCCATTGCGCATGTCGAAGCCGCTTACGCGGCGCGCGGGCTAAAGCCGATGTTCGCGCTGCATCCTGCCGCGAAACCCGCTGCGTTGGAAAAGATGTTGGACGTACGCGGCTATCGTGCCGAGGGTCATTCGCTGGTCTATACCGCGCAAGCCTCTGAGATTGCGGAAGCGTCCAGCGATGTGCGGTTTGATGCGCCGGAAGACTTTGCACGGCTGGTGCGGCTTGGCTCCAAATCCCCGGAAGACGGCGAAGAGCGGCTTGCCGTTGTGGCGCGGCTCGCCATTCCCAATACCGCCGCTGTGGCGTTTCACGAAGGCGTCGGCCGGGCTTGCGGGCATATTGGCCTCGCGCATGATGGCGACATGAAAATGGCGGCGATCAATCTCGTCCGCACCGATCCTTCCTTCCGCCGCTGTGGTCTGGCGCGCAAAGTCGTTCAAGCTTTGGCGGGCTGGGCACAAAACCAAGCCTGCGATTTTCTCACCCTCTGCGTGGAAGAGACGAACACGCCCGCCCGCCGCCTGTATGAAAGCCTCGGGTTTAAAGCGCTTTACGGCTATCACTACCGCGTCAAAGGGTGA
- a CDS encoding Hpt domain-containing protein, translated as MKGAVDLDHLCRYTGGDEALNAEVLKLFDDQVTDMVGRLNAVLDARDAKSWRQITHTLKGAARGIGAFKFADMAAAAEPIDLISDRMSAAAAIENLTTTSAEVRSFIRDYLARAS; from the coding sequence ATGAAGGGTGCGGTCGATCTCGATCACCTCTGCCGTTATACGGGGGGCGACGAGGCGCTCAATGCCGAAGTTCTGAAGCTGTTCGATGACCAGGTGACCGATATGGTCGGGCGGCTGAATGCCGTCTTGGACGCGCGCGACGCCAAAAGCTGGCGCCAGATCACCCACACCTTGAAAGGCGCTGCGCGGGGCATCGGCGCCTTCAAATTCGCCGACATGGCTGCCGCCGCCGAGCCGATCGATCTTATTTCCGACCGGATGAGCGCAGCCGCGGCAATCGAGAATTTAACAACCACCTCCGCCGAGGTGCGCAGCTTCATTCGTGATTACTTGGCGCGCGCTTCGTAG
- a CDS encoding chorismate mutase, translated as MAELREQIDFLDSQLVELLSQRQRYIERAAEIKAHRHEIRDEARIQDVLNKVSAAAEKAGLKVEIAQRVWRELMEGSIALEMDCYEARAK; from the coding sequence ATGGCAGAGCTGCGTGAACAGATCGATTTTTTGGATTCTCAGCTGGTGGAGCTCCTTTCCCAACGCCAGCGCTATATCGAACGGGCGGCGGAAATCAAAGCCCATCGGCACGAGATACGTGACGAAGCGCGCATTCAGGATGTTTTGAACAAGGTCAGCGCCGCCGCTGAAAAAGCCGGTCTGAAGGTCGAAATCGCCCAAAGGGTGTGGCGCGAGCTGATGGAAGGCTCCATCGCGCTCGAAATGGATTGCTACGAAGCGCGCGCCAAGTAA
- a CDS encoding NAD(P)/FAD-dependent oxidoreductase: MQTTPIETDVVIIGAGPAGLFAVFELGLLDLKAHLIDILDRPGGQCTELYPEKPIYDIPALPVVTGQKLVDQLMEQIKPFNPTFHFGEMAAGCTKLPDGRWKLTTDTGKELIAPVIVIAAGAGSFVPKRPPIPGIEAYEGSSVHYAVRKMESFRDKSVLIAGGGDSALDWTLNLAPIAKSLTLVHHRDGFRAQAHSVNQMRELQAAGKINFHVASVKSLHGADGQLHAATLLHHDKSEHQIDVDAFLPFFGLTIKLGPIAEFGIGLHENLIPVDTAKFESEQPGIFGIGDIITYPGKLKLILSGFHEAALMAQAAFHICRPNEKLRFQYTTSSSNLQKKLGV, translated from the coding sequence ATGCAGACCACTCCCATCGAAACCGATGTCGTCATCATTGGCGCTGGCCCTGCGGGGCTATTCGCCGTGTTCGAGCTTGGCCTTCTCGACCTTAAGGCCCATCTGATCGACATTCTGGACCGCCCAGGCGGACAGTGCACCGAGCTTTATCCGGAAAAGCCGATCTACGACATTCCGGCGCTGCCGGTGGTGACGGGCCAGAAGCTGGTCGATCAGCTGATGGAACAGATCAAGCCGTTCAACCCGACTTTCCATTTCGGCGAGATGGCGGCGGGCTGCACCAAGCTGCCCGATGGCCGCTGGAAGCTGACCACCGATACGGGCAAGGAATTGATCGCGCCGGTGATCGTGATCGCGGCCGGTGCCGGCAGCTTTGTGCCGAAGCGTCCGCCCATCCCGGGCATCGAAGCCTATGAAGGCAGCTCTGTGCATTACGCCGTGCGCAAGATGGAGAGCTTCCGCGATAAATCCGTGCTGATCGCGGGCGGCGGTGATAGCGCCCTCGACTGGACGCTGAACCTTGCCCCGATCGCCAAAAGCCTGACCCTGGTGCATCACCGCGACGGCTTCCGCGCTCAGGCGCACAGCGTCAATCAGATGCGCGAGCTTCAGGCGGCGGGGAAGATCAACTTCCATGTCGCCAGCGTGAAGAGCCTGCATGGCGCCGATGGCCAGCTCCATGCCGCAACGCTGCTGCATCACGACAAAAGCGAACATCAGATCGATGTCGACGCCTTCCTGCCGTTCTTCGGCCTGACCATCAAACTCGGCCCCATCGCTGAGTTCGGCATCGGCCTGCATGAGAATTTGATCCCGGTCGATACCGCCAAGTTCGAAAGCGAACAGCCGGGCATCTTCGGCATCGGCGATATCATCACCTATCCGGGCAAGCTGAAGCTGATCCTGTCGGGCTTCCATGAAGCGGCACTGATGGCGCAAGCCGCCTTCCATATCTGCCGCCCCAATGAAAAGCTGCGCTTCCAGTACACCACCTCTTCTTCGAATCTTCAGAAGAAGCTCGGCGTTTAA
- a CDS encoding 2Fe-2S iron-sulfur cluster-binding protein, with translation MKIFAKDRDGKEIEIEGRDGWTIMEMLREAGLPITAECGGACACATCHVYIDPEWVEKLTPASDMEVDMLDMALAVEPNSRLSCQLTCSEELDGIKVTLAPE, from the coding sequence ATGAAAATTTTCGCCAAAGACCGCGACGGCAAGGAAATCGAGATCGAAGGCCGTGACGGCTGGACGATCATGGAAATGCTGCGCGAAGCGGGCCTGCCGATCACCGCCGAATGCGGCGGCGCCTGCGCTTGCGCCACCTGCCATGTCTATATCGACCCGGAATGGGTGGAAAAGCTGACGCCGGCCTCCGATATGGAAGTGGACATGCTGGATATGGCCCTCGCGGTGGAGCCCAATTCGCGCCTTTCCTGCCAGCTCACCTGCTCGGAAGAGCTGGACGGCATCAAGGTCACGCTGGCGCCGGAATAA
- a CDS encoding DUF2975 domain-containing protein: protein MVISQNLRNASSVMAWLSLSGAVLLTIAVPLAFLVPNPSFAFGGSKIAVAIDDLTGAVPLFDRALALLVLAVPLGCLIASLVLLFFLFRRYAVGSVFDVKSLRALRWITTLLFCFALLRPVALSINMYLFHLYLGQRWIGFKFDTQDFGMTFLAGVALVISRVMAEAKKLADENANFV, encoded by the coding sequence ATGGTGATCTCGCAAAATCTTCGCAATGCCAGTTCCGTCATGGCGTGGCTGTCTTTGAGCGGTGCCGTGCTGCTTACCATCGCGGTGCCGCTCGCTTTTTTGGTGCCCAATCCGAGCTTTGCATTTGGCGGCTCAAAAATCGCTGTGGCGATCGACGATCTGACGGGGGCCGTACCATTATTCGACCGCGCTCTGGCGTTGCTGGTTTTGGCGGTGCCGCTCGGCTGCCTTATTGCATCTTTGGTGCTGTTGTTTTTCTTGTTCCGGCGTTACGCGGTGGGAAGCGTCTTTGACGTCAAATCGCTTCGCGCGCTGCGTTGGATCACGACCCTGTTGTTCTGTTTCGCCCTGCTGCGGCCGGTTGCGCTCAGCATCAACATGTATCTGTTTCATCTCTATCTGGGGCAGAGATGGATCGGCTTCAAATTCGACACCCAGGATTTTGGCATGACGTTCCTGGCAGGCGTGGCACTGGTGATCTCGCGGGTGATGGCGGAAGCCAAGAAACTCGCCGATGAAAATGCGAATTTTGTCTGA
- a CDS encoding helix-turn-helix domain-containing protein has protein sequence MRIIVNLDVMLAKRKMRSKELAEMIGITEANLSLLKSGKVKGVRFETLSAICNALNCQPGDLLEFSKDSED, from the coding sequence ATGCGGATTATCGTCAACCTCGATGTCATGCTCGCCAAGCGCAAGATGCGCTCCAAGGAGCTTGCCGAGATGATCGGCATCACCGAAGCCAATCTCTCGCTCTTGAAATCGGGCAAGGTGAAGGGCGTGCGCTTTGAAACCTTAAGCGCGATCTGCAATGCGCTCAATTGCCAGCCCGGCGATCTTCTGGAATTCAGCAAAGACAGCGAAGACTGA